In uncultured Draconibacterium sp., one genomic interval encodes:
- a CDS encoding CHC2 zinc finger domain-containing protein, whose translation MIPENIAEKIKSVSKLEDVISDLKKSGKEYYTKCPKCDKLDTRKKKGLMVDTSKQICKCFSCGWGTNNAVTFLMETEGKKYPEALAHLAGIHSIEIESNEDRKKRLKYERQTRKNKKILTFCDRQLRDSGLTSEDVEIEFIGDDKAIHRRPAFISGTRDQYGKYTIGGAADDMLIYYHDLDGKPVMYKPEKSNKLLPLVRVRWQNPDQHLDKNGNPIKYQSPSGSGTHIYIPQIIREYFKFRKKIKRLYIQEGEKKAEKCCKHGILSIGIMGIQNLGRKDKTLPPEVQLIIQACEVEEVVFLLDSDWDNLSSNLKNGDHIDQRPKNFFYAVKNYKEYMETLINVGVSVEIYFGHVQQNEKQAKGIDDLMVAMLYGKEKELVEDLDFAIHDKQGQGNYVQLHKITTMNDNQLADLWKLNDPEEFAKYHREEIGDVKEFFLKKFKRRFNEDDKLELAQKLMPGEQYWERDIKETRNGAPREELHFHYRRCFNFLRNRGFHRTNRKSGDWDFIHIDNKVVHLVDNYKIKDFVVEFTEEIKEFEVLEMLYRGGPQYLGYEKLSNLKFFQPDFEKAAKDSQHLFFPDKIWEINADGIKEMTYGEFRRFVWEDKIIKAKVNAAKPLLKATRMTDELRLKVSDEFKHIENGEFFIDITPEGGKCHFLQFLRNASNFTWRKERKFMKTKDPKDEPALDEIFLNNRHLVNKLTAIGYLLHDYKNDSELKAVIGMDGRISEVGASNGRSGKSLVGRAIEQVIPQEYIAAKNKKITEDQFLFSDVTDKTRNIFLDDVRANIDFEFFFPLITGKLKVNVKGGGRFSLEQEDTPKLYISTNHAINGDGSSFTDRQALLAFSDWYNDNHKPIDDFGVNFFSEWEQTQWNLFYNLMATCLQLYFQSIREEWGGKNKGIVEPPLESLDKRRLRQQIGEDFMQWADVAFAATTDGEPVDENSALNRQESRKELWADFAKEKPHALRWVTSTNFKTRMVNYCKYKGYHFNPNRLDAEGIDFGTWKKELPGQTFVGSDHKSGGLEYFTIASESWAKPF comes from the coding sequence GTGATTCCAGAAAATATAGCCGAAAAAATAAAATCCGTTTCCAAATTGGAAGACGTTATTTCAGATTTGAAAAAATCGGGAAAAGAATATTACACCAAGTGCCCAAAGTGCGACAAGCTCGATACCCGCAAAAAGAAAGGGTTGATGGTTGACACCTCAAAGCAAATTTGTAAGTGCTTTAGTTGTGGATGGGGTACCAATAATGCAGTTACCTTCCTTATGGAAACGGAAGGTAAAAAATACCCCGAGGCCCTCGCTCACCTGGCGGGGATTCACAGCATTGAAATTGAAAGCAACGAAGACCGTAAAAAGCGCCTGAAGTATGAACGCCAAACCCGGAAGAACAAAAAGATACTTACCTTTTGCGACCGGCAGCTGCGCGACTCCGGATTAACATCTGAGGATGTTGAAATAGAATTTATAGGCGACGATAAAGCCATTCACCGGCGACCGGCATTTATTTCAGGTACCCGCGATCAGTATGGTAAATACACCATTGGCGGAGCCGCCGATGATATGTTGATCTACTATCACGATCTCGATGGCAAGCCGGTAATGTACAAACCCGAAAAAAGCAATAAGCTGCTTCCCCTGGTTCGTGTGCGCTGGCAAAATCCCGATCAACACCTCGATAAAAATGGTAACCCGATAAAATACCAAAGTCCATCAGGCTCCGGAACTCACATTTACATCCCTCAGATCATCCGCGAATACTTCAAATTCCGCAAAAAGATTAAACGGCTTTACATCCAGGAGGGCGAAAAGAAAGCCGAAAAATGCTGTAAACACGGTATTCTGTCCATTGGTATTATGGGCATTCAAAACCTGGGCCGTAAAGATAAAACCCTGCCTCCTGAAGTGCAACTGATCATACAAGCCTGCGAGGTTGAAGAGGTAGTATTTTTGCTCGATTCTGATTGGGATAATCTCTCATCGAATTTAAAGAATGGCGATCACATTGATCAGCGCCCGAAAAACTTCTTTTATGCCGTAAAAAATTACAAAGAGTACATGGAAACCCTTATTAACGTTGGGGTGAGTGTGGAAATTTACTTTGGGCATGTGCAGCAAAACGAAAAACAGGCCAAAGGGATCGACGATTTAATGGTGGCCATGCTTTATGGCAAAGAAAAAGAGCTGGTTGAAGATCTTGATTTTGCCATACACGACAAACAAGGGCAGGGGAATTACGTTCAGCTGCACAAGATCACCACCATGAACGACAATCAGCTGGCCGATTTGTGGAAGCTGAACGATCCGGAAGAGTTTGCCAAATATCACCGCGAAGAAATTGGTGATGTAAAGGAGTTTTTCCTCAAGAAATTTAAACGCCGCTTTAACGAAGATGATAAACTGGAGCTGGCCCAAAAGTTAATGCCAGGCGAACAGTATTGGGAGCGCGATATTAAGGAAACGCGGAACGGAGCTCCGCGCGAAGAGCTGCATTTTCATTACCGGCGTTGTTTTAACTTCCTTCGTAACCGTGGTTTTCATCGTACTAACCGAAAATCAGGCGATTGGGATTTTATCCACATAGATAATAAGGTGGTGCACCTGGTTGACAACTACAAAATAAAAGATTTTGTAGTTGAATTTACCGAAGAGATAAAAGAATTTGAAGTACTTGAAATGCTTTATCGTGGTGGTCCGCAATACCTGGGGTACGAAAAACTGAGTAACCTCAAGTTCTTTCAGCCCGATTTTGAAAAGGCTGCAAAAGATAGTCAACACCTGTTTTTCCCTGATAAAATTTGGGAGATTAATGCTGATGGAATAAAGGAAATGACCTATGGCGAATTTCGCCGTTTTGTGTGGGAAGATAAAATAATAAAAGCCAAAGTAAACGCAGCCAAACCACTGCTTAAAGCAACCCGAATGACAGATGAACTTCGCCTGAAGGTAAGCGACGAATTTAAGCACATCGAGAACGGCGAATTCTTTATTGATATTACTCCGGAAGGTGGAAAATGCCACTTCCTGCAGTTCCTTCGCAATGCCAGCAACTTCACCTGGCGGAAAGAACGTAAGTTCATGAAAACAAAAGATCCGAAAGACGAACCGGCACTCGATGAAATATTCTTAAACAACCGGCACCTGGTTAATAAACTTACCGCCATTGGTTATTTACTGCACGATTATAAAAACGACAGCGAATTAAAGGCGGTTATTGGCATGGACGGACGTATAAGTGAGGTAGGAGCCAGTAATGGCCGTAGTGGAAAAAGTTTGGTTGGCCGGGCCATCGAACAGGTAATTCCACAGGAATACATTGCTGCTAAAAACAAAAAAATAACAGAGGACCAGTTCCTGTTTTCCGATGTAACCGATAAAACCAGAAACATTTTTTTGGATGACGTTCGGGCCAATATCGATTTTGAATTTTTCTTTCCACTGATCACCGGTAAATTAAAGGTAAACGTTAAAGGCGGTGGCCGGTTCTCGCTCGAGCAGGAAGACACGCCAAAACTTTACATCTCAACCAATCATGCTATTAATGGCGATGGCAGTTCGTTTACCGATCGTCAGGCGCTACTGGCTTTTTCCGATTGGTACAACGACAACCACAAGCCGATCGACGATTTTGGCGTTAACTTTTTCAGCGAGTGGGAGCAAACCCAGTGGAACCTTTTTTATAACCTTATGGCCACCTGCCTACAGCTTTATTTTCAGAGCATACGCGAAGAGTGGGGAGGTAAAAATAAAGGGATTGTTGAACCGCCACTCGAGAGCCTGGATAAACGCCGCTTGCGCCAGCAAATTGGCGAAGACTTTATGCAATGGGCCGATGTTGCTTTTGCTGCCACTACCGATGGAGAACCGGTTGACGAAAACAGTGCGCTAAACAGACAGGAATCCAGGAAAGAATTGTGGGCCGATTTTGCCAAAGAAAAACCACATGCATTACGCTGGGTTACCAGTACCAACTTTAAAACCCGAATGGTGAACTACTGCAAATATAAGGGCTATCATTTTAACCCTAACCGGCTCGATGCTGAAGGGATTGATTTTGGCACATGGAAAAAGGAATTACCCGGGCAAACGTTTGTTGGATCTGACCACAAAAGTGGGGGCCTTGAATACTTTACTATTGCCAGCGAGAGCTGGGCAAAACCATTTTGA
- a CDS encoding helix-turn-helix domain-containing protein: MKLIVQSNYKKLNYPGIAYPITVNADGTEIIYRGAPVNQFLVKGKKHRKGHYAVCIENQQIYRSKLVALAWVPNPNNYPLVLHNNCDTTYDYYRNLNWGTRAMMVQNMQVQGIIGGANPKFRGSSKISAEEAEAIALRLKNGDTGRSIAAEYQVSEMAITRIRKRYLKTE, encoded by the coding sequence ATGAAATTAATAGTACAATCAAACTACAAGAAGCTAAATTATCCGGGCATAGCCTATCCAATAACCGTTAATGCCGATGGCACAGAAATAATCTATCGCGGGGCTCCTGTCAACCAGTTCCTGGTTAAAGGCAAAAAGCACCGGAAGGGGCATTACGCTGTTTGCATTGAAAATCAGCAAATATATCGTTCAAAACTTGTAGCCCTGGCATGGGTGCCAAATCCCAACAATTACCCGCTTGTGTTGCACAACAATTGCGACACTACTTACGATTACTACCGGAACCTGAATTGGGGAACGCGCGCAATGATGGTTCAAAACATGCAAGTACAGGGAATAATTGGTGGGGCAAATCCCAAATTCAGAGGATCCTCTAAAATAAGTGCAGAGGAGGCCGAAGCAATCGCTCTACGCCTTAAAAATGGCGATACCGGCAGATCAATTGCTGCCGAATATCAGGTGTCAGAGATGGCAATTACCCGAATTAGAAAACGATACTTAAAAACTGAGTGA
- a CDS encoding sigma-70 family RNA polymerase sigma factor: MTQTQLANNVIEIRPMLLSVARKYAGNTHDAEDLVSETILKMFRSLHTYDDKQSFHGWAVVILKNAYIDSTRKNWNKLAHIEIQDYMKGTVADADRLLIYNEAIQLTNCLKDREREILVKYAIGYTYEELAKQWGLKLSAIKTTIHRARKKLSKVA; the protein is encoded by the coding sequence ATGACACAAACTCAACTCGCCAATAATGTAATTGAGATCCGGCCAATGCTGCTATCCGTGGCCCGAAAATATGCCGGCAATACACACGATGCTGAAGACCTGGTTAGCGAAACCATTCTAAAAATGTTCCGGAGCCTGCACACCTACGACGATAAGCAATCGTTTCACGGTTGGGCCGTGGTGATCCTTAAAAATGCGTACATCGATTCTACACGCAAAAACTGGAATAAACTGGCCCATATCGAAATTCAGGATTACATGAAAGGCACCGTTGCCGATGCCGACCGGCTGCTGATCTACAACGAAGCCATTCAGCTTACCAATTGCCTGAAGGATCGCGAACGCGAGATACTGGTGAAATATGCCATTGGGTATACCTACGAAGAACTGGCCAAACAATGGGGGCTAAAACTTAGTGCCATAAAAACAACCATACACCGGGCCCGAAAGAAACTGAGCAAAGTAGCATGA
- a CDS encoding helix-turn-helix transcriptional regulator, with protein sequence MEKALFIPLKKEHFEDFESGIKTKEFRPYGKRWNEKNCRVGRQVLLSCGYGKYRRLNGIIKSFTKVPAKDSEGRDPFYSIYGTDPDKMVAEIEITLLDLSQLNIKQKIGHRIIELRQAKEISQEELALKAGYDKSHISSIECGKTNTPLQIIYDIACTLGVGLSEFFSGAIFNENSYG encoded by the coding sequence ATGGAAAAAGCATTATTCATCCCACTAAAAAAGGAACACTTCGAGGACTTCGAATCCGGAATAAAAACAAAAGAGTTTCGTCCGTATGGGAAGCGATGGAACGAAAAAAACTGCCGGGTTGGACGACAAGTACTTTTAAGTTGCGGTTATGGAAAATATCGCAGGCTTAATGGCATTATAAAATCATTCACAAAAGTGCCGGCAAAAGATTCAGAAGGCCGGGATCCTTTTTATTCGATCTATGGCACCGATCCCGACAAGATGGTTGCAGAAATTGAAATAACACTTCTGGATCTTTCTCAGCTGAATATAAAACAGAAGATCGGCCACCGCATTATCGAGCTTCGCCAGGCGAAAGAAATTTCCCAGGAAGAGCTCGCTTTAAAAGCCGGTTACGACAAATCACATATCAGCAGTATCGAGTGCGGCAAAACAAATACTCCGCTTCAAATAATTTACGACATAGCCTGTACATTGGGTGTTGGATTGTCGGAATTTTTCTCTGGAGCAATATTCAATGAAAATAGTTATGGCTAA
- a CDS encoding S49 family peptidase, whose product MSRIQSFINYLANARFSNREALESILATMFLNPGSFLSDEGPSYEEISTNMAMDLTAVAGEVDPTINVTNQFNETDIPTNSIGYHRMFGPILADEDYWRWYFSTKRFIKDVKAVEVNPKFIGHFLHANTPGGEAWMLEKAHEVVKNCKKPFYEFTEKKNCSAGLFIGSPSKKRFSFTINDTHGSLGTMTAFMNLKPYFEKMGVQFVEENATRSDLKNKKFKNLVDGKPEQYIKEELDPLQEQFEQAVRNARPQLNNLKDDHPVFRGETFDATGALEIGLIDEITELEEAIIQLHNAGMKQTNKAQAHAQTLSYLQS is encoded by the coding sequence ATGTCAAGAATTCAGTCATTCATTAATTACCTGGCAAACGCACGTTTCTCAAACCGCGAGGCACTGGAGAGTATTCTTGCAACCATGTTTCTTAATCCCGGAAGTTTTCTGAGCGATGAAGGACCATCGTACGAGGAGATCTCAACCAACATGGCCATGGATCTTACAGCTGTTGCCGGAGAGGTAGATCCTACCATAAACGTAACCAACCAGTTTAACGAAACCGATATCCCAACAAATTCAATCGGGTACCACCGTATGTTCGGGCCTATACTGGCCGATGAAGATTACTGGCGCTGGTATTTCAGTACCAAACGCTTTATTAAAGATGTTAAGGCAGTTGAAGTCAATCCGAAATTTATCGGGCATTTCCTGCATGCCAATACTCCGGGTGGCGAAGCCTGGATGTTGGAGAAAGCACACGAAGTGGTTAAAAACTGCAAAAAACCTTTTTACGAATTCACCGAAAAGAAAAACTGCAGTGCCGGTTTGTTCATTGGTTCACCCTCAAAAAAACGGTTCAGCTTCACGATTAACGATACCCACGGATCGCTGGGTACCATGACTGCCTTTATGAATTTGAAACCCTACTTCGAAAAAATGGGAGTTCAGTTTGTGGAAGAAAATGCCACGCGCTCCGATCTCAAGAATAAAAAATTTAAAAACTTAGTAGATGGAAAACCAGAACAGTACATCAAAGAGGAGCTCGACCCGCTCCAGGAACAATTTGAGCAGGCCGTTAGGAATGCCCGGCCACAACTCAACAATCTTAAAGACGATCATCCCGTCTTCAGAGGAGAAACTTTCGATGCAACGGGGGCCCTCGAAATTGGCCTGATCGATGAAATTACCGAGCTGGAGGAGGCTATCATTCAGTTACACAACGCGGGAATGAAGCAAACCAACAAAGCCCAGGCACATGCACAGACACTTAGTTATTTACAATCATAA
- a CDS encoding Lar family restriction alleviation protein: MSNKVKLSPCPICGGKAKTGTERGPSMQGGSNDYVFAGCFDCGLRTKSFSYDNNLEQKAADLWNDLISRL, translated from the coding sequence ATGAGTAACAAAGTAAAGCTCTCACCATGCCCAATTTGCGGCGGCAAAGCTAAAACAGGAACCGAACGAGGACCATCGATGCAAGGCGGAAGTAATGATTATGTATTTGCCGGTTGTTTTGATTGCGGTCTTCGTACAAAAAGTTTCTCGTACGATAATAACCTGGAACAAAAAGCTGCTGATTTGTGGAACGATTTAATTAGTAGACTATGA
- a CDS encoding phage antirepressor N-terminal domain-containing protein, producing MKNLKETATATTVAKVNNTEILVVENGEKRIAIKPICEALGISHKPQIERLKNDPLIGSTVTLSMTVGADEKQREMVTIPFKFVFGWLFRIDSRNVKSEAKQAVERYQLECYNALFNHFNGYAEYVEQKQQLIEQQLEVVEEAKSNFKNTKSTLDDANAQLKRIRQLTFADYDAEKRQLRMFSDEQMEG from the coding sequence ATGAAAAATTTAAAAGAAACTGCCACAGCAACCACAGTGGCAAAAGTAAACAACACGGAAATTTTAGTAGTTGAAAATGGCGAAAAGCGAATTGCCATTAAACCAATTTGCGAAGCTTTGGGAATCTCTCACAAACCGCAAATCGAACGTTTAAAAAACGATCCTTTGATTGGTTCAACTGTCACTCTGAGCATGACAGTTGGAGCCGACGAAAAACAGCGTGAAATGGTAACTATTCCATTCAAATTTGTATTTGGTTGGTTATTCCGTATCGATAGCCGAAATGTAAAATCGGAGGCAAAACAAGCTGTCGAGCGTTACCAGCTCGAATGCTACAATGCCCTGTTTAATCATTTTAATGGTTATGCCGAATATGTCGAGCAAAAACAACAGCTTATCGAACAGCAGCTCGAAGTGGTTGAAGAGGCTAAGTCTAATTTTAAAAATACCAAATCCACCCTCGACGATGCTAATGCCCAGCTTAAACGCATCCGCCAACTTACATTTGCCGACTACGATGCCGAAAAACGTCAGCTTCGTATGTTTTCCGACGAACAAATGGAGGGATAG
- a CDS encoding phage tail tape measure protein, which translates to MSNLQDDVRKFVLEIEESKNNGETLANLTKLQKETAKYRQENEELQKVMAHLDAKGQRNSKTYKEMEAKLKANKTAIRQNGVAMKGLEKNLDLVYMSSGQLKKRMRELQSALSTTSEKANPTEYKRLEDQIDQVGEAMGRLKGKSNQAQGFLGKMKGAAAGILPALGPAALVAGAAAAAKKIFDLSKQTMEYRQQMQKLTGESGQQLADLTAQVDASAKTFQKDFNELAVANHNFAESMGISEQASQKLIDKGFLAGADASDEFLDRLREYGPQFKAAGVDAETAIAIMTQEVKSGIYSDKGSDTIKEGTIRLREMSNATRDALNGIGISSTKLEADLKKGTISYFDAIQMVSDKLGDLPSQSSAVGTAIADIFGGAGEDAGLEYIKMLGTVETSMDKMVEGAGETAQAQQKLLDANNKLGKAWSDMLGTGTGTFTALKAGAKSLLADGLIGVTKGLASIRDWFVAIYNESLPVRAGLNYMFAMWKTGINLVKTQLQGLWEGLKLGGKLLQGILTWDKELIKEAFSDFKENVKTKAVENAKAVGNAWANAYNETLSGKMVPVKQVVETQNTTTNTTNTVKTSSGGDGYSSNDGLAQSLKIATEANNAYKDLVLENADIIDQAIRESSKNQSTSQARAAADAMRTSEAFTRFEQQQVRKREELYLSWALTVGQSFGQLMTDSEATYKDYLKQTILMALDALHQFFLIEKAKAIISGMAKGPFGILEAVGKVVAMELAYQAVRGVVAKNLYTGGFAGYTEPGGKYDKKQLVQLHGSEYVVPIEGTHNPSIKRVLDIMELARRNGTLSSINLPAAVSATSGGSSTQLVVLDSTDFDKAVTRLEKLKIPFSYDKFEKLEKEYKRQQQGSGM; encoded by the coding sequence ATGAGTAACCTGCAAGATGATGTCCGGAAATTCGTTCTCGAGATTGAAGAAAGCAAAAACAATGGCGAAACTCTCGCCAACCTCACCAAGCTCCAGAAGGAAACTGCCAAATACCGGCAGGAGAACGAGGAGCTGCAGAAAGTAATGGCCCACCTCGATGCCAAAGGCCAGCGCAACTCCAAAACCTACAAAGAAATGGAGGCGAAGCTGAAAGCCAACAAAACAGCTATTCGTCAAAATGGTGTAGCCATGAAAGGTCTGGAGAAGAATCTCGATCTGGTTTACATGTCATCCGGTCAGCTCAAAAAACGAATGCGCGAGCTGCAGTCGGCTTTAAGTACAACCAGTGAAAAAGCAAACCCTACCGAATACAAACGTCTGGAAGATCAAATCGACCAGGTTGGAGAAGCAATGGGCCGGTTAAAAGGCAAATCCAACCAGGCACAAGGCTTTCTCGGAAAAATGAAAGGTGCCGCAGCTGGTATTCTTCCGGCATTGGGTCCGGCTGCTTTGGTGGCCGGTGCAGCTGCCGCTGCGAAAAAGATATTCGACCTCTCGAAACAAACAATGGAATATCGCCAGCAAATGCAAAAGCTCACCGGCGAAAGTGGTCAGCAGCTGGCAGATCTTACCGCACAAGTCGATGCCTCGGCCAAAACATTCCAGAAAGACTTTAATGAGCTGGCTGTGGCAAATCACAACTTTGCCGAAAGCATGGGGATAAGCGAGCAGGCTTCCCAGAAACTAATCGACAAAGGGTTTCTTGCCGGTGCCGATGCTTCGGACGAATTTCTTGACCGACTGCGCGAATACGGACCGCAATTTAAAGCTGCCGGTGTCGATGCCGAAACGGCCATTGCCATAATGACACAGGAGGTAAAATCGGGTATTTATTCCGACAAAGGATCTGACACCATCAAAGAAGGTACGATCCGCCTGCGCGAAATGAGCAATGCAACCCGCGATGCGCTCAATGGGATTGGTATATCATCCACTAAGCTCGAGGCCGATCTGAAGAAAGGAACCATTTCCTATTTCGATGCTATTCAGATGGTGTCCGATAAACTTGGAGACCTTCCGTCACAAAGCTCTGCAGTTGGTACTGCCATCGCCGATATTTTTGGCGGTGCTGGTGAAGATGCCGGTCTTGAATACATAAAAATGCTTGGTACAGTCGAAACCAGTATGGACAAAATGGTGGAAGGTGCCGGCGAAACGGCTCAGGCTCAACAAAAATTGCTCGATGCCAACAACAAACTTGGCAAAGCCTGGAGCGATATGTTAGGAACTGGTACCGGTACGTTTACTGCCTTAAAAGCCGGTGCAAAATCATTGCTGGCTGATGGCTTAATCGGAGTAACAAAAGGCTTGGCCAGCATTCGAGATTGGTTTGTGGCCATCTATAACGAAAGTCTACCGGTACGTGCGGGCCTCAATTATATGTTTGCCATGTGGAAAACCGGAATTAACCTGGTTAAAACACAGCTACAGGGTTTATGGGAAGGGTTGAAATTGGGAGGCAAATTACTGCAGGGAATTCTAACCTGGGATAAGGAGCTGATTAAAGAAGCTTTCAGTGACTTTAAAGAAAATGTAAAAACAAAAGCTGTTGAAAATGCAAAAGCAGTTGGCAATGCATGGGCCAATGCATACAACGAAACACTCAGTGGTAAAATGGTGCCGGTTAAACAGGTAGTTGAAACACAAAATACTACTACAAATACTACCAATACGGTTAAAACATCTTCCGGAGGAGACGGCTATTCATCCAACGATGGATTGGCTCAAAGCCTTAAAATTGCTACCGAGGCCAATAATGCGTACAAAGATTTAGTACTCGAAAATGCCGATATAATCGATCAAGCAATAAGGGAGAGTTCGAAAAATCAAAGTACATCACAAGCCCGGGCGGCAGCTGATGCCATGCGTACAAGTGAAGCGTTTACCAGGTTCGAACAACAACAGGTCCGGAAACGCGAAGAGCTGTATTTAAGCTGGGCGCTCACCGTTGGTCAGAGCTTTGGACAGTTAATGACTGATTCTGAAGCAACATATAAAGATTACCTGAAACAAACCATCCTGATGGCTCTCGATGCGCTGCACCAGTTCTTCTTAATAGAGAAAGCAAAAGCAATTATTTCAGGCATGGCAAAAGGACCTTTTGGTATACTTGAAGCGGTAGGGAAAGTCGTTGCTATGGAATTAGCGTATCAGGCCGTTCGAGGAGTAGTGGCTAAAAATTTGTACACAGGTGGTTTTGCCGGGTATACAGAACCGGGAGGGAAGTACGATAAAAAGCAATTGGTACAGTTACACGGATCTGAGTATGTTGTGCCAATTGAAGGCACGCACAACCCGTCTATTAAACGGGTACTCGATATTATGGAGTTGGCCCGCAGAAATGGTACACTGTCATCCATAAACTTGCCTGCAGCTGTATCTGCAACTTCCGGTGGATCCTCTACTCAGTTAGTTGTTCTCGATTCCACTGATTTCGACAAGGCCGTTACCAGGTTAGAAAAACTCAAGATCCCATTCTCATACGACAAATTCGAAAAACTAGAAAAAGAATACAAACGCCAGCAGCAAGGATCCGGCATGTAG